The Sphaerospermopsis torques-reginae ITEP-024 genome has a window encoding:
- the petL gene encoding cytochrome b6-f complex subunit PetL, protein MAVVEYIVFLGVFMGIAVGLLFGLRSAKII, encoded by the coding sequence ATGGCTGTAGTTGAATACATTGTATTTTTAGGCGTGTTTATGGGTATCGCCGTCGGTTTATTATTTGGTCTGCGTTCCGCTAAGATCATCTAA
- a CDS encoding alpha/beta fold hydrolase encodes MSDIVDVLWLSSSPALTRFDQPLLKYLSKYMTVAQWEYHTQKDEGSSIDEAVNLLNKFLTDKNDSVHLAGHGAGGALALIFARRYPEKVRSLTLLAVAAQPAHTWHTHYYVQREMFPISREQILANTVRHLFGKQPHHTTKKLMTALDKDLDQTPLSHSLFKLVDLPKGGVSMPMMVCGSNNDHVVDPSTLQEWSKYLKPEDHLWQYPKGHHFFHYFYPQPVGEQILIFWQLYHLQSMLLTQSISPRLAK; translated from the coding sequence ATGTCTGATATTGTTGATGTTTTGTGGTTAAGTTCTAGCCCGGCTTTGACAAGGTTTGATCAACCGTTATTAAAATACTTATCTAAGTATATGACGGTGGCTCAATGGGAGTACCATACTCAAAAAGATGAAGGTAGTTCTATAGATGAAGCTGTGAATTTGCTCAATAAATTTTTGACAGATAAAAATGATTCTGTTCATTTAGCTGGTCATGGTGCTGGTGGTGCGTTGGCTTTAATTTTTGCTCGTCGTTATCCCGAAAAAGTGCGATCGCTCACTTTATTAGCAGTGGCCGCTCAACCTGCACATACTTGGCACACTCACTATTATGTCCAAAGAGAAATGTTTCCTATCAGTCGTGAACAAATATTAGCAAATACAGTCCGCCATCTCTTTGGAAAACAACCTCATCACACGACTAAAAAGTTAATGACAGCCTTAGATAAAGATTTGGATCAAACTCCATTATCACACTCTTTATTTAAGTTAGTTGATTTACCAAAAGGAGGTGTTTCTATGCCGATGATGGTCTGTGGTAGCAATAATGATCATGTTGTTGATCCATCGACTTTACAGGAATGGTCAAAATATTTAAAACCTGAAGATCATCTCTGGCAATACCCGAAAGGACATCATTTTTTTCATTATTTCTATCCTCAACCAGTTGGGGAACAAATATTAATTTTTTGGCAACTTTACCATCTACAATCTATGTTGTTAACTCAATCTATCTCCCCAAGGTTAGCAAAATAA
- a CDS encoding HEPN domain-containing protein, with amino-acid sequence MPKSARFRILTRELNRLKKQFLPKISPIGLYSDRQLARTLAYRVLAHAEIESYLEDRAWEVAQDAKKAWDNSGETRLTLISLLAFSGQMMEIPPETLTPTKGNKKVSLDKIKLSKKIDSAIKSFKWVIDNNHGVKEANILALLLPIGIDSDDLDPAWLAIMDTFGKERGIVAHTSATSYMTVQLPDPATELNTVLQITQDLLKIDELINTLMQ; translated from the coding sequence ATGCCAAAATCTGCTAGATTTAGGATTTTAACCAGGGAGTTAAATAGGTTAAAAAAGCAATTTCTACCTAAAATTAGTCCTATCGGTTTATATTCTGATAGACAGTTAGCGAGAACTCTGGCATATAGAGTTTTAGCTCATGCTGAAATTGAATCTTACTTGGAAGATAGAGCTTGGGAAGTTGCTCAAGATGCTAAAAAAGCTTGGGATAACTCAGGTGAAACTCGTTTAACTTTAATAAGTTTATTAGCATTCTCTGGTCAAATGATGGAAATACCTCCTGAAACACTGACACCAACTAAAGGAAATAAAAAGGTTTCATTAGATAAAATCAAGTTAAGTAAAAAAATAGATTCAGCAATCAAAAGTTTTAAGTGGGTTATTGATAATAATCATGGAGTCAAAGAAGCCAATATTTTGGCATTATTATTACCCATAGGGATAGATAGTGATGATTTAGATCCAGCGTGGCTTGCTATTATGGATACATTTGGTAAAGAAAGAGGGATTGTTGCACATACATCAGCTACATCATACATGACTGTTCAATTACCAGATCCGGCAACTGAACTAAATACGGTACTGCAAATTACTCAAGATCTTTTAAAAATTGATGAATTAATTAATACTTTAATGCAGTAA
- the fldA gene encoding flavodoxin FldA, which translates to MSKKIGLFYGTQTGNTESAAEIIRDEFGDDVVTIQDISQADAADFDDYQCLIIGCPTWNIGELQSDWEGFLPELDTINFSGKLVAYFGTGDQIGYADNFQDAMGILEEKISELGGKTVGYWTKDGYDFNESKAVKNGKFVGLALDEDNQSDLTDERIKAWVTQLKTEFGL; encoded by the coding sequence ATGTCGAAAAAAATTGGTTTGTTTTACGGTACTCAAACAGGTAACACTGAATCTGCTGCGGAAATAATTCGGGATGAGTTTGGTGATGATGTAGTGACTATCCAGGATATTTCCCAAGCTGATGCTGCTGATTTTGATGATTATCAATGCCTGATTATTGGTTGTCCTACTTGGAATATTGGCGAACTTCAAAGTGATTGGGAGGGCTTTTTACCGGAATTGGATACTATCAATTTCTCAGGAAAATTAGTTGCCTATTTCGGTACTGGTGATCAGATTGGTTATGCGGATAATTTTCAGGATGCAATGGGTATTTTAGAAGAAAAAATTTCTGAGCTTGGTGGTAAAACTGTGGGTTATTGGACAAAGGATGGTTATGATTTTAATGAATCTAAGGCTGTGAAAAATGGTAAGTTTGTCGGTTTGGCATTGGATGAAGATAACCAGTCTGATTTAACTGATGAACGTATTAAGGCTTGGGTGACTCAGTTAAAAACTGAATTTGGTTTGTAG
- the aroB gene encoding 3-dehydroquinate synthase, protein MSSVIKVDIPEKSYEITVAPGSLDQLGEQMAGLKLGKKVLLVSNPMIFKHYGERAIASLKNAGFDVVHYNLPPGERYKTLNSIQKIYDVALEHRLERSSTMVALGGGVVGDMTGFAAATWLRGINVVQVPTSLLAMVDSSVGGKTGVNHPHGKNLIGAFHQPSLVLIDPEVLKTLPAAEFRAGMAEVIKYGVIWDAELFTQLEASKHLDQLRYVKSDLINYILTHSCQAKADVVSQDEKESGLRAILNYGHTIGHAVEGLTNYRLLKHGEAVGIGMIAAGEIAVKLGLWQKADTERQNALIKKAGLPTKLPAGLDIAAIIDALQLDKKVKSGKVRFVLPTQIGEVKVTDEVPTDTIRQVLEEMAG, encoded by the coding sequence ATGAGTTCTGTAATTAAAGTAGATATACCAGAAAAGTCTTATGAAATCACTGTTGCACCTGGAAGTTTAGATCAACTGGGTGAACAGATGGCGGGTTTAAAACTGGGTAAAAAGGTACTGCTGGTTTCTAACCCGATGATATTTAAACATTATGGGGAAAGGGCGATCGCCTCTTTAAAAAATGCTGGTTTTGATGTAGTTCACTATAACCTCCCCCCTGGAGAACGCTACAAAACTTTAAACTCCATCCAAAAAATCTATGATGTAGCCTTAGAACATCGGTTAGAACGTTCTTCAACGATGGTTGCTTTGGGTGGTGGTGTAGTTGGTGATATGACCGGGTTTGCTGCTGCGACCTGGTTAAGAGGAATTAATGTTGTCCAAGTTCCTACCAGCTTATTAGCAATGGTAGATTCATCTGTAGGCGGAAAAACCGGTGTTAACCATCCTCATGGTAAAAACTTGATTGGTGCATTTCACCAACCCAGCTTAGTATTAATAGATCCTGAAGTCTTGAAAACCTTACCAGCAGCCGAATTTCGGGCGGGAATGGCGGAAGTGATCAAGTACGGCGTAATTTGGGACGCTGAATTGTTTACTCAATTGGAAGCGAGTAAGCACCTTGACCAACTCCGCTATGTAAAATCCGACCTGATAAATTACATATTAACTCATTCTTGTCAAGCGAAGGCAGATGTTGTCAGTCAAGATGAAAAAGAATCTGGACTGCGGGCAATTTTGAATTATGGTCATACTATCGGCCATGCGGTGGAAGGTTTAACCAATTATCGCTTGTTGAAACATGGTGAAGCTGTGGGTATTGGCATGATAGCAGCAGGGGAAATCGCTGTAAAATTAGGACTTTGGCAAAAAGCCGACACAGAACGTCAAAACGCACTGATTAAAAAAGCAGGTTTACCGACAAAATTACCAGCAGGTTTAGATATTGCAGCGATTATTGATGCTTTGCAGTTAGATAAAAAAGTCAAATCTGGGAAAGTGCGGTTTGTGTTACCTACCCAAATAGGTGAAGTTAAGGTGACAGATGAAGTACCAACGGATACCATTAGGCAGGTATTAGAGGAAATGGCAGGTTAA
- the ychF gene encoding redox-regulated ATPase YchF: MLRAGIVGLPNVGKSTLFNAVVANAKAEAANFPFCTIEPNVGVVAVPDDRLNVLAKLANSEQIIPARVEFVDIAGLVKGASQGEGLGNQFLSHIREVDAIVHVVRCFENDDIIHVAGSVDPVRDIETINLELGLSDLAQIERRIERTRKQARTSKDAQFEITVLEKLAAALNEGKSVRQVSLNEEEAAIIKGLGLLTNKPIIYAANVSEDDLATGNKFVEKVREVASQENAQVVIVSAQVEAELVELPEEDKADFLESLGVKEGGLKSLIRATYTLLGLRTYFTSGPKETRAWTINAGMSAPQAAGVIHSDFERGFIRAETVAYDDLVTHGSMNAAKEKGLVRSEGKEYIVKEGDVMLFRFNV; encoded by the coding sequence ATGCTAAGAGCCGGAATAGTCGGACTTCCCAACGTCGGAAAATCAACCTTATTTAACGCTGTAGTCGCTAATGCTAAAGCTGAAGCTGCTAACTTTCCTTTTTGTACCATTGAACCGAATGTCGGCGTTGTCGCAGTACCGGATGACCGGTTAAATGTTCTCGCCAAACTTGCCAATTCTGAACAAATTATACCTGCGCGTGTGGAATTTGTGGATATTGCTGGTTTGGTAAAAGGTGCAAGTCAAGGTGAAGGTTTGGGAAATCAATTTTTATCCCACATCCGCGAAGTTGATGCCATAGTTCATGTTGTGCGTTGTTTTGAAAATGATGATATCATTCATGTTGCCGGTTCTGTGGACCCAGTGCGAGATATTGAAACTATTAATTTAGAACTGGGTTTATCAGATTTAGCGCAAATTGAAAGACGCATTGAACGCACCCGTAAACAAGCACGCACCAGTAAAGATGCACAATTTGAAATTACTGTTTTGGAAAAATTAGCAGCAGCTTTAAATGAAGGTAAATCAGTCCGTCAAGTCAGTTTAAATGAAGAAGAAGCCGCCATTATTAAAGGCTTAGGACTACTTACAAATAAACCCATTATTTATGCTGCTAATGTTTCTGAAGATGACTTAGCAACGGGTAATAAATTTGTGGAAAAAGTGCGAGAAGTTGCATCACAAGAAAATGCTCAAGTTGTGATTGTTTCTGCACAAGTGGAAGCGGAATTAGTAGAATTGCCAGAAGAAGATAAAGCCGATTTTCTGGAATCTTTAGGTGTAAAAGAAGGCGGTTTAAAATCTTTAATTCGTGCTACTTATACTCTATTAGGTTTGCGGACATATTTCACTTCTGGTCCGAAAGAAACCCGTGCTTGGACTATTAATGCTGGAATGTCTGCACCTCAAGCAGCAGGTGTGATTCACTCTGATTTTGAACGGGGTTTTATTCGTGCAGAAACCGTTGCTTATGATGATTTAGTCACTCATGGTTCAATGAATGCTGCAAAGGAAAAAGGGTTAGTAAGAAGTGAAGGAAAGGAATATATTGTTAAAGAAGGGGATGTAATGTTATTCCGATTTAATGTTTAG
- a CDS encoding DUF7219 family protein — MNTNSDFLCELCDFLYPRHPYHGQLKEEYLLFNGHLQEFSQRVNYICNLQTGGKISPEEAYKQIHLLWKQLKRNKKQIQFD, encoded by the coding sequence ATGAATACTAACTCTGATTTCCTCTGTGAATTATGTGATTTTTTGTATCCTCGTCATCCCTATCATGGTCAGTTAAAGGAAGAATATTTATTATTCAATGGACATCTGCAAGAGTTTTCACAACGAGTCAACTACATTTGTAATTTACAAACTGGTGGTAAAATTTCTCCAGAGGAAGCTTACAAACAAATACATTTGCTTTGGAAGCAATTAAAACGGAATAAGAAACAAATTCAATTTGATTAA
- a CDS encoding HAD family hydrolase — translation MTVNSPTILALDFDGVICDGLIEYFEVAWRTYCQIWTSANDTPPDDLALRFYRLRPVIETGWEMPVLIKALINGFSDDKILQDWVNITPAILTADHLEAKEIMKKLDGLRDKWIETDLDGWLSLHKFYPGVIEKLKITLASGVKLYIVTTKEGRFVKQLLQQEGVNLPDTAIFGKEVKRPKYQTLRELIAKAESKPVRLWFVEDRLKTLELVKQQSDLKDVQLFLADWGYNTQPEREAGQNDNRIRVISLDQFSQDFSHW, via the coding sequence ATGACAGTAAATAGTCCTACAATTTTAGCCTTAGACTTTGATGGAGTGATTTGCGATGGACTAATTGAATATTTTGAGGTAGCATGGCGTACCTATTGTCAAATTTGGACATCTGCTAACGATACACCACCAGATGATTTAGCTTTAAGATTTTATCGTTTACGTCCTGTAATTGAAACTGGTTGGGAAATGCCTGTTTTAATTAAAGCTTTAATTAATGGTTTTTCTGATGATAAAATTTTACAAGATTGGGTAAATATTACCCCAGCAATTTTAACAGCAGATCATCTAGAAGCTAAAGAAATTATGAAAAAACTAGATGGTTTGCGGGATAAATGGATAGAGACAGATTTAGATGGTTGGTTAAGTTTGCATAAATTCTATCCGGGAGTGATAGAAAAATTAAAGATAACTCTTGCAAGTGGAGTAAAACTATATATTGTAACCACTAAAGAAGGGCGTTTTGTTAAGCAATTGTTACAACAAGAAGGTGTTAATTTACCAGATACAGCGATTTTTGGTAAGGAAGTAAAACGCCCAAAATACCAGACTTTGCGAGAATTAATTGCAAAAGCTGAGAGTAAACCCGTGCGTTTATGGTTTGTGGAAGATAGACTCAAAACCTTAGAGTTAGTTAAACAGCAATCTGATTTAAAGGATGTGCAACTATTTTTAGCAGATTGGGGTTATAATACTCAACCAGAACGGGAAGCAGGACAAAATGATAATCGGATTCGGGTAATTTCACTGGATCAATTTTCTCAAGATTTTTCTCATTGGTAA
- the bioB gene encoding biotin synthase BioB has product MGIRYDWQKDEILAIYNTPFLELIYQAASVHRQFHNPKQIQVCKLISIKTGGCPEDCGYCAQSSRYKTEVKPEALLEKETVINIAKKAKETGVSRVCMGAAWREVRDNSQFEQVLDMVKDVTSMGLEVCCTLGMLTANQAQRLEDAGLYAYNHNLDTSEEYYSTVITTRTYGDRLNTIENVRTTNVTVCSGGILGLGESIEDRVGMLYTLSNLQPHPESVPINILSQVEGTPLANQPEVPIWEVVRMIATARIIMPTSDVRLSAGRAKLSPVEQALCFMAGANSIFSSDDNKMLTVTTPCPDYDADRQMLNLLGLEMRTPFEKRGKTPAAVTV; this is encoded by the coding sequence GTGGGAATACGCTACGATTGGCAAAAAGATGAGATTTTGGCTATTTATAATACACCATTTCTAGAGCTTATTTATCAAGCTGCTAGTGTGCATCGTCAATTTCATAATCCTAAACAAATACAGGTTTGTAAGTTGATATCTATTAAAACTGGTGGTTGCCCGGAAGATTGTGGTTATTGCGCTCAGTCGTCACGCTATAAAACCGAGGTAAAACCGGAAGCACTGTTAGAAAAAGAAACTGTGATAAATATTGCTAAGAAAGCAAAGGAAACCGGTGTAAGTCGGGTGTGTATGGGTGCTGCTTGGCGTGAAGTGCGGGATAATTCCCAGTTTGAGCAGGTCCTGGATATGGTAAAAGATGTTACTTCTATGGGTTTAGAGGTTTGCTGTACTTTGGGGATGTTAACTGCAAACCAGGCTCAAAGGTTGGAAGATGCGGGATTATATGCTTATAATCATAATTTAGATACGTCTGAGGAATATTATAGCACTGTGATTACTACTCGGACTTATGGCGATCGCCTAAACACCATTGAAAACGTCCGCACAACTAATGTAACTGTGTGTTCTGGTGGTATTCTTGGTTTAGGTGAAAGCATTGAAGATCGGGTAGGAATGTTATACACCCTTTCTAATTTACAACCTCATCCCGAATCAGTACCTATTAATATTCTCTCACAGGTTGAGGGTACACCGTTGGCAAATCAGCCAGAAGTACCGATTTGGGAAGTGGTGCGGATGATTGCTACTGCTAGAATTATTATGCCCACTTCTGATGTGCGTTTAAGTGCGGGAAGGGCGAAACTTTCCCCAGTTGAACAAGCTTTATGTTTTATGGCGGGTGCTAATTCGATTTTTTCCAGCGATGATAATAAGATGTTGACGGTGACTACTCCCTGTCCTGATTATGATGCAGATCGGCAAATGTTGAATTTATTGGGTTTGGAAATGCGGACACCGTTTGAGAAGCGGGGGAAAACACCTGCTGCGGTAACTGTTTAG
- a CDS encoding DNA double-strand break repair nuclease NurA → MLDLTKIAGQMQGLSQHLSAEVAESNRRLELAKEHLKQACKCQQELMKRQEKWRDRILFANATPIEPLETCIDIPVPPKVHTVIATDGSQIAPNHHEIAYCYLLNIGRVVLHYGQNKHPLLDSLPEVFYKPEDLYIARQWGLRTEEWMSNRRTASEITVLSELACSVKTEIPALAMVDGSLIYWFLDQLPMDARDRILPPILEAWKQLHKAEIPIIGYLSAARNLESTNFLRLLACPYPVPDCISYCPDQLDHVPCKKFENLRDTTLWTTQLKPGQRGPLWRSNNRILQLYEEQTIYFCYVHVGTEISRIEFPAWVANNSQMLDQALGLMLAQVQKGYGYPVAIAEAHNQAVVRGGDRNHFFALLEREMIKAGIKNIGISYKEARKRGSIA, encoded by the coding sequence ATGCTAGATTTAACAAAAATAGCGGGACAAATGCAAGGTTTAAGTCAGCATCTTTCCGCAGAAGTTGCTGAAAGTAACCGCCGTTTAGAGTTAGCAAAAGAACATTTAAAACAAGCTTGTAAATGTCAACAAGAGTTAATGAAACGTCAAGAAAAATGGCGCGATCGCATTCTTTTTGCTAATGCTACACCCATCGAACCTTTAGAAACTTGTATTGATATTCCTGTACCTCCTAAAGTTCATACTGTTATCGCTACTGATGGTTCACAAATTGCCCCTAACCATCATGAAATTGCCTATTGTTACTTATTAAATATTGGCAGAGTTGTTTTACATTATGGTCAAAATAAACACCCACTTTTAGATAGTTTACCAGAAGTATTTTATAAGCCAGAAGATTTATATATCGCTCGTCAGTGGGGTTTAAGAACCGAAGAATGGATGAGTAACCGCCGCACAGCTTCGGAAATTACGGTATTATCTGAACTAGCTTGTAGTGTAAAAACCGAGATTCCCGCTTTAGCAATGGTAGATGGTTCGTTAATATACTGGTTTTTAGATCAATTACCGATGGATGCACGCGATCGCATTTTACCCCCGATTTTGGAAGCATGGAAACAATTACACAAAGCTGAAATACCCATCATTGGTTATCTTAGCGCCGCCCGTAACCTGGAATCTACAAACTTTTTACGCTTGTTAGCTTGTCCCTACCCTGTCCCTGACTGTATCAGTTATTGCCCTGATCAACTAGATCATGTACCATGTAAAAAATTTGAAAACTTACGAGACACAACTTTATGGACAACCCAACTAAAACCAGGACAAAGAGGACCCTTATGGCGCAGTAATAACAGGATTTTACAACTTTATGAAGAACAAACAATTTATTTTTGTTATGTTCACGTAGGTACGGAAATTTCCCGGATCGAGTTTCCTGCTTGGGTAGCAAATAATTCTCAAATGTTAGATCAAGCATTAGGCTTAATGTTAGCACAAGTACAAAAAGGATACGGTTATCCTGTGGCAATTGCGGAAGCGCATAATCAAGCTGTAGTTCGAGGTGGCGATAGAAACCATTTTTTTGCGCTTTTAGAAAGAGAAATGATTAAAGCTGGTATAAAAAATATTGGTATTTCTTACAAAGAAGCGAGAAAACGAGGCAGTATTGCGTAA
- a CDS encoding GNAT family N-acetyltransferase yields the protein MKSELPLIKTNRLFLKVGTPEDIPQIIKYFTTNKDHLTPFSPTWADDFFTAEYWQYQIEQYHLEIIHGCGLRFFIHHQNNPKEIIGVLNFSNFIRGAASFCNVGYSLAEAAQGHGYMTEALKAGNKYIFNELNFHRIMANYMPHNRRSGNVLKRAGFVIEGYARDYLLINGQWEDHILTSLTNYNWKPY from the coding sequence ATGAAATCAGAACTGCCACTAATTAAAACGAATCGCTTATTCTTAAAAGTAGGCACTCCCGAAGACATACCACAAATCATCAAATATTTTACTACAAATAAAGATCACCTCACCCCATTTTCACCTACTTGGGCTGATGATTTTTTCACAGCAGAATATTGGCAATATCAAATAGAACAATATCACTTAGAAATTATTCACGGTTGCGGTTTAAGATTCTTCATACATCATCAAAACAACCCCAAAGAAATAATCGGCGTTCTCAACTTCAGTAATTTTATACGCGGAGCAGCTAGTTTTTGTAATGTTGGATATAGTTTAGCAGAAGCAGCACAAGGTCATGGTTACATGACAGAAGCATTAAAAGCGGGAAATAAATATATATTTAATGAACTAAATTTTCACCGGATCATGGCAAATTATATGCCCCATAATCGCCGTAGTGGTAATGTATTAAAAAGAGCAGGTTTTGTAATTGAAGGATACGCTAGAGACTATTTATTAATTAATGGACAATGGGAAGATCATATACTCACCAGTTTGACTAATTATAATTGGAAACCGTATTGA
- a CDS encoding DUF262 domain-containing protein, whose amino-acid sequence MQTKFTTEEEVTFFEEEEDQEIEPESQSNLIPELKQIKEIVVSGSDWTTATILDQLVRDNIQLTPRFQRRDAWDITRKSRFIESLILGFPVPQIVLAVKPKEKGKFIVLDGKQRLLTILQFYGRSEDTPNNAFALKNLEFRRDLIGQKYEDLRSDLFLSRDVDDLDNQTIRTIVLRNIKSENFLYKIFLRLNVQSTPLSAQELRQALHPGSFINFLDDQSIKSQALKKIFRSPNPDFRMRDVELLLRYIGFHYFISEYRGNLKAFLDMTCENLNKDWEKIHDDVENAVNQFEEAVETTVNIFGEKNFSRMWLSSDKKYRRNFNRAILDVMVFYFSDEIIRQSAERNKDKVQEAFKKICSSNNRFREGVEGTTKNIRETYNRLRLWGESLLTVLDVDFNLPELVDNRIIFNGLR is encoded by the coding sequence ATGCAGACTAAATTTACAACAGAAGAAGAAGTAACTTTTTTTGAGGAAGAAGAAGATCAGGAAATTGAGCCTGAATCTCAGAGTAACTTAATTCCTGAATTAAAGCAAATTAAAGAAATAGTTGTTTCTGGTAGTGATTGGACAACAGCAACAATACTTGATCAACTTGTTCGGGATAATATCCAATTAACTCCAAGATTTCAAAGACGAGATGCTTGGGATATAACTCGTAAAAGTAGATTTATCGAATCACTAATACTTGGATTTCCAGTACCACAAATAGTATTAGCTGTTAAGCCAAAAGAAAAAGGTAAATTTATCGTTCTTGATGGTAAACAAAGATTGTTAACTATTCTTCAATTTTATGGTAGAAGTGAAGATACTCCAAATAATGCTTTTGCTTTAAAAAATTTAGAGTTTAGACGTGATCTAATTGGACAAAAATATGAAGATTTAAGAAGTGATTTGTTTTTGAGTAGAGATGTTGATGATCTTGATAACCAGACTATCCGTACTATAGTTCTGCGAAATATAAAAAGTGAAAATTTCCTTTATAAGATTTTTCTGCGTTTGAATGTACAAAGTACACCTTTATCCGCACAAGAACTTAGACAAGCATTGCATCCTGGTTCGTTTATTAATTTCTTAGATGATCAATCAATTAAAAGTCAGGCTCTTAAAAAAATATTCAGATCACCAAATCCTGATTTTCGGATGCGAGATGTTGAATTACTATTACGTTACATAGGATTTCATTATTTTATATCTGAATATCGTGGAAATCTCAAAGCATTTCTTGATATGACTTGTGAAAATCTTAATAAAGATTGGGAAAAAATACATGATGATGTTGAAAATGCAGTTAATCAATTCGAGGAAGCAGTCGAAACAACTGTTAATATATTTGGAGAAAAAAACTTTTCTCGTATGTGGTTAAGCAGCGACAAGAAATATAGAAGAAACTTTAATAGAGCAATTTTAGATGTGATGGTGTTTTATTTTTCAGACGAAATCATAAGGCAATCTGCTGAACGAAATAAAGATAAAGTTCAGGAGGCTTTTAAAAAAATATGTTCATCAAACAACAGATTTAGAGAAGGTGTTGAAGGAACAACCAAGAACATTCGAGAAACTTACAATCGTTTGAGATTGTGGGGTGAAAGTCTATTAACAGTTTTAGATGTAGATTTTAACCTACCTGAACTTGTTGATAATCGGATAATTTTTAACGGGTTGAGGTAG